One genomic window of Parabacteroides pacaensis includes the following:
- a CDS encoding SusC/RagA family TonB-linked outer membrane protein, giving the protein MKTHFYHEKIVSYLGLKNPFLKGKQFSFIFIALVLAQNVLCKDTKQTAFLLSINLQKVSIKEVFLYIENKSDYSFWVETDIIDLNDKVSVILENKSVDQILDNVLKGRNLIYEIKGKHIIIKKQPANQKKNETATRLPDTTDEKFAKGRVIDAVTQEPIIGANIVIKNTTVGTLSDADGNFSIRIPVDKNEVILIISYLGYFPREVTIKGDTPLEIELEIKAEQLEEVQVVAYGAQKKVTITGAISSIDTKSLVKSPSSSIGNILAGAVSGVSSVQVSGQPGAEDPEIFVRGTGSLSVDASRPLILVDGVERSFFQMDPNEIDNITVLKDASATAVFGVKGANGVILVTTKRGEKGKASISVTSSAGLTHAIRHLSVVDSYRHALLYSETELNDNPSLRPEELTFTPFVTQMFKEGKDPMIFPSIDWESYITKKYSWQTQHNVTLTGGTERVRYFISLGYMYQNGMIKKFGETYDPNYTYSRYNYRSNLDIDVTKTTLLKVNIGGRVGVTNEPKNSDLWRSIIWGQPFGGPGIIDGKYVKSSDYYIPLAKEDPMGRYYLYGYDKSTKNVLNFDISMNQKLDFITKGLSAEIKASYNTSYYFTKSRANNAQDSYVALYKGTINDPTMPIDDPSFDKEVVFRHLGAQDVLSYNEYYGKDRDWYGEFSLRYNRQFGDHNVSGLLLYNQQKTYYPAVYTEIPTGYVGLVGRVTYDYKTRYMMDLNMGYNGSENFAPGLRYGFFPAVSVGWVLTEEKWMKRQRVVDYLKLRGSYGLVGNDQFSGYRFLYLAGSFNPSTGNYGYNFGTTSTLQAGAIEKTLGNPEVTWETSAKQNYGVDLKVLDSRLSVSADVFFEKRRDILSQRNTIPSIIAVDLPLVNIGKVDNHGYELSLKWQDRMDKFDYWAGFNMSFARNEVKYFDEVQPNEPYMAQTGRPIGLNYGYIFDRFFTENDFDENGKVKEGIPVHSVDAKPGDVMFKDLNRDKVIDSDDKTYFGHSVRPEYIFGLLGGFAWKNFDFSMQWTGATNVSRLLQVEYRSPFGTTNNRGLLEYMANERWTPETAGTATMPRFTFANKVHNQQTSSLWSWDASYIRLKNLEIGYNMPLPALKKVGIQSLRVFANGYNLLTFSKLKKLDIDPEGNTGNSYNYPNIQIFNFGFNVKF; this is encoded by the coding sequence GGAAAATAAGTCGGTCGATCAAATTCTGGATAATGTATTAAAAGGTCGGAATTTGATCTATGAAATTAAAGGGAAACACATTATTATAAAAAAGCAGCCGGCTAATCAGAAGAAAAATGAAACGGCAACACGCTTGCCTGACACTACCGACGAGAAATTTGCCAAAGGCCGTGTCATTGATGCGGTCACTCAAGAACCTATTATAGGAGCTAATATCGTAATAAAAAATACTACAGTAGGAACTCTAAGTGATGCGGATGGTAATTTCTCTATCCGTATACCTGTTGATAAAAATGAAGTAATCCTCATTATTTCTTATCTGGGTTATTTTCCTCGTGAAGTGACGATAAAAGGAGATACCCCTCTGGAAATTGAACTGGAAATTAAAGCAGAGCAATTAGAAGAAGTACAAGTAGTAGCTTATGGAGCTCAGAAAAAAGTAACGATTACAGGAGCTATTTCTTCGATTGATACGAAATCTTTGGTAAAGTCTCCAAGTTCAAGTATAGGTAATATCTTGGCGGGAGCAGTGAGCGGAGTTTCGTCTGTACAGGTATCCGGTCAACCAGGTGCGGAAGATCCGGAAATATTTGTACGCGGTACAGGTTCGTTATCGGTAGATGCTTCCCGTCCGTTGATTTTGGTGGATGGAGTAGAACGTTCATTTTTTCAAATGGATCCGAACGAGATAGATAATATCACAGTGCTAAAAGATGCTTCTGCTACTGCAGTTTTCGGAGTAAAAGGAGCTAATGGGGTGATTTTAGTAACCACGAAGCGAGGGGAAAAAGGAAAAGCCTCCATTTCGGTCACCTCTTCTGCTGGTCTGACACATGCAATCCGGCATCTTTCTGTTGTAGACAGTTATCGGCATGCGTTATTATATTCCGAAACCGAATTGAATGATAATCCTTCCTTGAGACCGGAAGAATTAACGTTCACCCCCTTTGTAACCCAAATGTTTAAAGAGGGAAAAGACCCGATGATCTTCCCTAGCATTGATTGGGAAAGTTACATTACTAAGAAATATTCCTGGCAAACCCAGCATAATGTAACTTTAACAGGTGGTACGGAACGGGTTCGCTATTTCATTTCTCTGGGATATATGTACCAAAACGGAATGATAAAAAAGTTTGGTGAAACTTATGACCCTAATTATACTTATAGCCGGTATAACTATAGGTCTAACCTGGATATTGACGTAACGAAAACTACCCTGCTAAAAGTGAATATCGGAGGACGTGTAGGGGTGACTAATGAACCGAAAAATTCGGATTTATGGCGTTCTATTATTTGGGGACAACCTTTTGGAGGTCCAGGTATTATTGACGGGAAATACGTAAAAAGCAGTGATTATTACATTCCACTGGCTAAAGAAGATCCGATGGGAAGATATTATTTATATGGATATGATAAATCCACTAAAAATGTATTGAACTTCGATATTAGTATGAATCAGAAATTGGATTTTATAACCAAAGGACTTTCTGCTGAAATAAAAGCATCTTATAACACCTCTTATTATTTCACGAAAAGCCGGGCAAATAATGCTCAAGATAGTTATGTTGCCCTTTATAAAGGAACGATTAATGACCCTACCATGCCAATAGATGATCCGAGTTTTGACAAAGAGGTCGTATTCAGGCATCTGGGAGCGCAAGATGTCCTTTCTTATAACGAATATTATGGGAAAGACAGAGATTGGTACGGTGAATTCAGTTTACGGTATAACCGGCAATTTGGCGACCATAATGTTTCCGGATTGCTTCTTTACAACCAGCAAAAAACATATTATCCTGCTGTCTATACGGAAATTCCTACTGGCTATGTCGGTTTGGTAGGAAGGGTTACCTATGATTATAAAACAAGGTATATGATGGATTTGAATATGGGCTACAACGGCTCTGAGAATTTTGCTCCCGGATTACGTTATGGATTTTTTCCTGCTGTATCTGTCGGTTGGGTACTAACAGAAGAAAAATGGATGAAACGTCAACGGGTAGTAGACTATCTGAAGCTACGGGGTTCTTATGGGTTAGTAGGGAACGACCAGTTCTCCGGTTACCGTTTTTTATACTTAGCCGGAAGCTTTAATCCCAGTACAGGAAATTACGGGTATAATTTTGGAACTACTTCCACCCTGCAAGCCGGAGCTATAGAAAAGACATTAGGGAATCCGGAAGTTACGTGGGAGACTTCGGCTAAACAAAATTATGGAGTGGACCTGAAGGTGCTGGATTCAAGATTATCCGTATCTGCCGATGTCTTTTTCGAAAAACGCAGGGATATTTTGTCTCAGAGAAATACAATTCCTTCCATTATAGCGGTAGATTTACCCTTAGTCAATATTGGAAAAGTAGATAACCACGGCTATGAATTGTCATTAAAATGGCAAGATCGGATGGATAAATTCGATTATTGGGCCGGGTTTAATATGTCATTTGCCCGGAATGAAGTAAAATATTTTGATGAAGTTCAACCCAACGAACCCTATATGGCACAAACCGGACGCCCTATCGGGCTGAACTACGGATATATCTTTGATCGTTTTTTTACGGAAAATGATTTTGATGAAAATGGAAAAGTCAAGGAGGGAATCCCGGTACATTCGGTAGATGCCAAGCCCGGAGATGTAATGTTTAAAGATCTGAATCGGGATAAGGTAATCGACAGCGACGATAAAACCTATTTTGGACATAGTGTCCGTCCGGAATATATTTTCGGATTATTAGGTGGCTTTGCATGGAAAAATTTCGATTTTTCTATGCAGTGGACTGGAGCGACGAACGTGTCCAGGCTATTGCAAGTAGAATACCGCTCTCCTTTTGGCACGACAAACAACCGGGGATTATTGGAATATATGGCTAATGAGCGTTGGACTCCGGAAACTGCAGGAACTGCTACTATGCCACGCTTTACCTTTGCCAACAAAGTCCACAATCAGCAGACTTCCAGCTTATGGTCGTGGGATGCTTCTTATATCCGGCTTAAAAACTTGGAAATAGGATATAATATGCCCTTACCGGCTTTGAAGAAGGTAGGTATTCAATCATTGCGTGTTTTTGCAAACGGATACAATCTATTGACATTTTCTAAATTGAAAAAGTTGGATATCGATCCGGAGGGAAATACGGGTAATTCCTATAATTATCCTAATATTCAGATTTTTAACTTCGGCTTTAATGTTAAATTTTAA
- a CDS encoding RagB/SusD family nutrient uptake outer membrane protein, with protein sequence MKKTMNKIQALTIAISIGFCCACSDIKFGDEFLEKSPGVDVTLDTIFSSKMYADRALTAAYSTLRYGIVGPNQSASEFPLTYMGNKLGYDCLEALTDIDHTFCTWGGVDGLYYNGQYSAAIEEGSSSTKYGYNPDREYSWIGIRRAYIYIENVDKVPDMTEEEKMRGKAEAKMIVASHYHEMMRHFGSVPIIDHAVTLNEAAEFPRVTLEEMVDHIIQLIDEAADDLPWQVSSENDGRFCKAGALGLKIRVLLLAASPIFNDDMPYMAGEASDKKMTWYGNKDMRRWEKVITACKDFLLQNEQNGNVFKLVDTGNPREDFINAYWKRHNNEILIATCRYRHDFTPYWWSNLYHPQYMGSYGGGAITLDYVNKFEFADGTKFDWNNPEHAKDPFKNRDPRLYETVLVNGDYFQGRTAQLYIGGEERGTMNDVQCKTGFGTRKFLWERDNATLAYRVVNYPYLRLPEIYLSYAEALNEMGQTEEAYTWINKVRNRVDLPDLPRIYSQEALREEILDERAREFAFEEVRWFDLVRWKREDIFTQDLHGLYIYKNDDPAVPFTYEQWKLPERYWKKNWSPKWYFSAFPPSEINKRYGLIQNPGW encoded by the coding sequence ATGAAGAAAACAATGAATAAAATACAGGCACTGACTATTGCTATTAGTATCGGATTTTGTTGTGCATGTAGCGATATTAAATTCGGAGATGAATTTCTGGAAAAGTCCCCGGGTGTAGATGTTACTCTGGATACGATTTTTTCTTCGAAAATGTATGCAGACAGAGCACTTACTGCTGCCTATTCAACGTTGCGGTATGGGATCGTTGGTCCCAATCAATCGGCTAGTGAATTTCCGCTGACTTATATGGGAAATAAATTAGGCTATGACTGTTTGGAAGCATTGACCGACATAGATCATACCTTTTGTACTTGGGGCGGAGTGGACGGTTTATACTATAACGGACAATATAGTGCAGCTATAGAGGAGGGATCGTCTAGTACAAAATACGGATATAACCCTGATCGTGAATATAGTTGGATCGGCATACGAAGAGCTTATATTTATATAGAGAACGTGGATAAGGTGCCCGATATGACGGAAGAAGAGAAAATGCGCGGCAAAGCAGAAGCAAAAATGATTGTCGCTAGCCATTATCACGAAATGATGAGGCATTTTGGAAGTGTTCCTATTATCGACCATGCGGTAACTTTAAATGAAGCTGCCGAATTTCCTAGGGTTACCTTAGAAGAAATGGTCGACCATATTATTCAATTAATTGATGAAGCAGCAGACGATTTGCCTTGGCAGGTTTCTTCGGAAAATGACGGTCGTTTTTGTAAAGCAGGTGCGTTAGGGCTTAAAATACGAGTGTTGTTATTGGCGGCAAGTCCTATTTTTAATGACGACATGCCCTATATGGCAGGAGAAGCAAGCGATAAAAAAATGACTTGGTACGGAAATAAAGATATGCGAAGATGGGAAAAAGTAATTACAGCTTGTAAAGATTTTCTTTTGCAGAATGAGCAAAACGGAAATGTGTTCAAACTGGTAGATACGGGTAATCCCAGAGAAGACTTTATCAATGCTTATTGGAAAAGACATAACAACGAAATATTAATTGCAACTTGCCGGTATCGTCATGACTTTACTCCTTATTGGTGGTCAAATTTATATCATCCCCAATATATGGGAAGCTATGGGGGAGGAGCGATCACCTTAGATTACGTAAATAAATTTGAGTTTGCGGACGGGACAAAATTTGATTGGAACAATCCTGAACATGCAAAAGACCCATTCAAGAACCGGGATCCACGCTTATATGAAACGGTATTGGTGAATGGCGACTACTTCCAAGGACGTACTGCCCAGCTTTATATCGGAGGAGAAGAACGTGGTACGATGAATGATGTCCAATGCAAAACCGGCTTCGGAACACGTAAGTTTTTGTGGGAACGAGATAATGCGACGTTGGCTTACAGAGTGGTAAATTATCCTTACTTGCGTTTGCCTGAAATCTATTTAAGTTATGCGGAAGCTCTAAATGAAATGGGACAAACAGAGGAGGCATATACCTGGATTAATAAAGTACGGAACAGGGTAGATTTACCGGATTTGCCTCGGATTTATTCGCAAGAAGCACTCCGGGAAGAAATCCTGGATGAAAGAGCACGCGAGTTCGCTTTTGAGGAAGTTCGTTGGTTTGATCTGGTTCGTTGGAAACGGGAAGATATTTTCACACAAGATTTGCATGGGTTATATATTTATAAAAACGATGACCCGGCTGTCCCGTTTACGTATGAACAATGGAAATTGCCGGAACGCTATTGGAAGAAAAACTGGTCGCCTAAATGGTATTTTAGTGCTTTTCCTCCCAGTGAGATTAATAAAAGGTATGGCTTAATTCAGAATCCCGGATGGTAA
- a CDS encoding SusC/RagA family TonB-linked outer membrane protein, protein MRNKLYIIGLFVISTLAGYAQKIDVKATVVDANNKPVEGAVITIENTFLGKILTDAKGVAEFSTEKGSLATIKIPDEYEKQVRVESPLLTVKMDKNTKEIQLGYRSALKEKSVGAVSTVTSEDISISGQINPEFALYGLLPGLTVQQNWTLPSYEGPKFLLRGRTPLVIVDGFERPMNVLSREEIESVSVIKDAASLAMYGMRGSNGVISVTTKRGSTKPMDIKVNYHHGITTPVRLPDLADAATYAGALNEALANDGLPARYSSYDINDFRDGSHPYLYPNIDWWGETLRKHGSTNELNVSFAGSGKRVRYYVLTNYSNVTGFLDNTDLNDGYSTQVLNYKLNFRTNLDMDITQTTQLKFNLLGRLSQYNTNSWMDGVINTLYNLPSAAFPIRTAGGIWSENSTWHNPIARVAATGYTVVQDRALFADLALRQDLSVLTDGLSAELAIAYDNRAAYRDVKSKSYAYEEITSQRSPEGVLLDSTVTRYSNDTELEFSHALESQRMLATLRATVNYNKEWKNNALHAALVYDQFNYTYTGRNSSRSGQSLIANANYSLYDKYLFNLALSYSGYSTMPKGDKFRLFPAVSVGWILSREDFMKAVDFIKFLKIRASWGMTGEAPYGYELDKQFYNLNGANGYYFGNNLVWNSGSAEGALPVIGLKNETTQKANIGLEVNLFDGLYVEADAFYDRRKDILVSSSGAVSSVLGQTAPVTNSGVNEYYGTEFSLSWSDRIGKDFSYYLKGNFSFLRTNIINMDEEYKTEEYLKMTNRRIGQYAAMQAIGFFEDEEDIKNSPRQTFSDVKPGDIKYKDQNGDGIVNEYDKVCMGYSTSIPEIYYGFGIGIEYKGFGVRADFQGLAHYTVQTQVNSVYWPLGSDKTVSNYYMKNRWTPENKNAKYPRLTTLANENNFRNNSVWMENGAYMKLRNLEVYYNVPSSICKKIFLSDIRLFMKGKDLFMADHVKVMDPELVSSYYPTSKAYLIGLNIEF, encoded by the coding sequence ATGAGAAATAAATTATATATAATAGGATTATTTGTAATTTCTACATTGGCCGGATATGCTCAAAAAATAGATGTGAAGGCGACTGTCGTGGATGCAAATAATAAGCCTGTAGAAGGGGCGGTAATTACTATAGAAAACACATTCCTGGGAAAAATCCTGACGGATGCAAAGGGAGTTGCCGAGTTTTCAACGGAAAAAGGTAGCTTGGCCACTATTAAAATTCCTGATGAATATGAAAAACAGGTACGGGTGGAAAGTCCCCTCCTGACAGTTAAGATGGATAAAAATACAAAAGAAATACAATTAGGATATAGGTCCGCATTGAAAGAAAAATCGGTGGGAGCGGTTTCCACTGTTACTTCAGAAGATATTTCTATTTCCGGACAAATTAACCCTGAATTTGCATTATATGGTTTACTACCAGGTTTAACGGTACAACAAAATTGGACCTTACCTTCTTATGAAGGACCTAAATTCTTATTGAGAGGTCGTACTCCTTTAGTGATAGTGGATGGGTTCGAGCGTCCGATGAATGTTCTTTCCCGGGAGGAAATAGAGTCTGTATCGGTAATAAAAGATGCGGCATCTTTGGCAATGTATGGCATGCGGGGAAGTAATGGGGTAATTTCGGTTACAACCAAGCGGGGAAGTACTAAACCGATGGATATTAAGGTAAATTACCATCACGGCATTACTACTCCGGTTAGATTGCCTGATTTAGCGGATGCAGCCACTTATGCCGGAGCCTTAAATGAGGCTTTGGCGAATGACGGGTTGCCTGCGCGGTATTCTTCTTACGACATAAACGATTTCAGGGACGGATCACATCCATATTTGTATCCGAATATAGATTGGTGGGGAGAAACACTTCGCAAACATGGCTCGACGAATGAGTTGAACGTTTCTTTTGCCGGTTCGGGAAAACGAGTACGCTATTATGTTTTGACAAACTATTCTAATGTAACCGGTTTCCTGGATAACACAGATCTGAATGACGGCTATTCTACACAAGTACTAAATTACAAATTGAATTTCAGAACCAATTTGGATATGGATATTACCCAAACTACTCAGCTAAAATTTAATTTATTAGGTCGTTTATCCCAGTACAATACTAACAGTTGGATGGATGGAGTAATCAATACCCTTTATAATCTACCTTCAGCCGCTTTTCCTATCCGTACGGCAGGAGGAATCTGGTCGGAAAACAGTACTTGGCATAATCCGATTGCCAGGGTAGCTGCTACCGGTTATACCGTAGTGCAAGACCGGGCTTTATTTGCCGATCTGGCACTCAGACAAGATCTTTCTGTTCTCACAGACGGACTGAGTGCTGAACTAGCTATTGCTTATGATAACCGGGCTGCTTATCGAGACGTAAAATCCAAATCGTACGCCTATGAAGAAATTACCTCCCAGCGGTCTCCTGAGGGAGTTTTATTGGATAGTACGGTTACCCGTTATAGTAATGATACGGAGTTGGAGTTCAGCCATGCTTTAGAATCTCAAAGGATGCTTGCTACTTTACGTGCTACAGTTAATTATAATAAAGAGTGGAAAAATAATGCGTTACATGCGGCATTGGTGTACGACCAGTTTAATTATACCTATACAGGTAGAAATAGCTCTCGTTCCGGACAAAGCCTGATAGCAAATGCGAATTACAGCTTGTATGATAAGTATTTGTTTAATTTGGCTCTTTCTTATTCCGGATACAGTACAATGCCTAAAGGTGATAAATTTCGCTTATTTCCGGCTGTATCGGTTGGTTGGATTCTTTCCCGTGAAGATTTTATGAAAGCAGTCGACTTTATAAAGTTTTTGAAAATAAGAGCTTCGTGGGGAATGACGGGAGAAGCTCCTTACGGATATGAATTGGATAAACAGTTTTACAACTTAAACGGAGCTAACGGCTATTATTTCGGAAATAATTTAGTGTGGAATAGCGGAAGTGCCGAAGGCGCGTTACCAGTGATAGGATTGAAAAACGAGACTACCCAAAAAGCCAATATAGGTTTGGAAGTAAATCTGTTTGACGGTTTATATGTAGAAGCAGATGCTTTTTATGATCGGAGAAAAGATATATTGGTTTCTTCTTCGGGTGCAGTATCATCGGTTTTGGGGCAAACAGCCCCAGTCACAAATTCCGGGGTTAACGAATATTATGGAACCGAATTCTCTTTGAGCTGGAGTGATCGGATCGGAAAGGATTTCTCTTATTATTTGAAGGGTAATTTTTCGTTTCTCCGCACCAATATTATCAATATGGACGAAGAGTATAAGACAGAAGAATACTTAAAAATGACTAACCGGAGAATCGGACAATATGCCGCTATGCAAGCCATCGGTTTTTTTGAAGATGAAGAAGATATAAAAAATAGTCCCCGGCAAACATTTTCAGATGTAAAGCCTGGTGATATTAAATATAAAGATCAGAATGGAGACGGCATAGTTAATGAATACGACAAAGTTTGTATGGGATATAGTACTTCCATACCGGAAATTTATTATGGTTTCGGAATAGGGATCGAATATAAAGGTTTCGGTGTGAGAGCGGACTTTCAAGGATTGGCCCATTATACTGTCCAAACTCAGGTAAATAGTGTGTATTGGCCTTTAGGATCTGATAAGACAGTTTCCAATTACTATATGAAAAATCGTTGGACACCGGAGAATAAAAATGCAAAATATCCCCGGTTGACAACATTAGCCAATGAAAATAATTTCCGAAATAATTCTGTTTGGATGGAGAACGGTGCTTATATGAAACTGCGTAACTTGGAAGTATACTACAATGTACCTTCCTCTATATGTAAGAAGATTTTCCTCTCTGATATACGTCTTTTTATGAAAGGGAAAGATTTGTTTATGGCGGATCATGTAAAAGTTATGGATCCGGAACTGGTAAGTTCCTACTATCCTACTTCGAAAGCTTATTTGATCGGGTTGAATATCGAGTTTTAA
- a CDS encoding RagB/SusD family nutrient uptake outer membrane protein translates to MKMNDIILGGLVSLCTLVSCDFLDFDESVGYEKENIFSVFVRAKSMLSHVYSYLPSDLGSGAMQDAATDDAVYVWPTSSIHTFNNGSWSPINTVDDQWGKLYAGIRAANIFLESYQKDFPDNMYNVDYEEQMKQYQFYPYEARFLRAFFYFELIKRYKDVPLVEKTLDINEVNGLQQTSYDMITEYIVSECDAVKDHLPVNYNDIPGKEIGRVTQGAVLALKSRVLLYAASPLHNSTNDKEKWIRAAKAAKDLIDNSEANGWYQIINEEVVNNPDAKGLIFQKMEGNSNVFEAANFPVGYEGGNTGLCPSENLMEAFEMIDGTSFDFNNPNHVEVMYNKNSRDPRLFKTLLFNGSTWKGQIIESYDGGKNGYPRNGATKTSYYLKKYLQESVNLTTGSTTSERHVWVIFRYAEIFLNYAEALNEAYGPDYTDGQFTLSAKAAIDKIRQRAGMPQLSSLSQADFREKLRNEKRVEFAFEGHRFWDIRRWKVGEQTHMIYGLQITKNKDGIFEYKRILVEPRKWEDKMYLYPIANTERFKNTNLVQNTGW, encoded by the coding sequence ATGAAAATGAATGATATAATACTAGGGGGGCTTGTAAGCTTGTGCACTTTAGTAAGTTGTGATTTTTTGGATTTCGATGAATCCGTGGGATATGAAAAAGAAAACATTTTCTCAGTATTTGTCCGAGCAAAATCCATGTTGTCCCACGTATATTCTTACCTTCCTTCCGATCTAGGAAGCGGTGCCATGCAAGATGCGGCAACAGACGATGCAGTCTATGTATGGCCGACTTCTTCCATTCATACTTTTAACAATGGAAGCTGGAGCCCTATTAATACGGTGGATGACCAGTGGGGAAAATTGTATGCCGGCATCCGAGCTGCTAATATCTTTTTGGAGTCTTATCAAAAAGATTTCCCGGATAATATGTACAATGTAGATTACGAAGAACAGATGAAACAATATCAGTTCTATCCGTATGAAGCCCGTTTTTTAAGAGCCTTTTTCTATTTTGAGTTGATAAAAAGGTACAAGGATGTCCCCTTGGTGGAAAAGACATTGGATATAAACGAAGTGAACGGATTGCAACAAACAAGTTATGATATGATAACGGAGTACATTGTTTCTGAATGTGATGCGGTAAAGGATCATCTGCCCGTAAATTATAATGATATTCCGGGCAAAGAGATCGGACGTGTTACCCAAGGAGCTGTATTGGCATTGAAATCAAGGGTACTGTTATACGCAGCAAGTCCTTTACATAACTCTACCAACGATAAGGAAAAATGGATAAGAGCGGCTAAAGCAGCCAAAGATCTGATTGATAATTCCGAAGCAAATGGTTGGTATCAGATCATAAATGAAGAAGTGGTAAATAATCCCGATGCCAAAGGATTAATCTTTCAAAAGATGGAAGGAAATAGCAACGTATTTGAAGCAGCCAATTTTCCGGTCGGCTATGAGGGGGGAAATACCGGTCTGTGTCCGAGTGAAAACCTGATGGAAGCCTTTGAAATGATTGACGGCACTTCTTTCGATTTCAATAATCCGAATCATGTGGAAGTTATGTATAATAAGAATAGCCGGGATCCACGCTTATTCAAAACCTTATTATTTAACGGCTCTACTTGGAAAGGACAAATAATCGAATCCTATGATGGTGGAAAGAACGGCTATCCTCGGAACGGGGCGACAAAAACCTCTTATTATTTGAAAAAGTATTTGCAAGAATCGGTGAATCTAACTACCGGGAGTACTACTTCGGAACGTCATGTATGGGTAATTTTTCGTTATGCGGAAATTTTCTTGAATTATGCAGAAGCGTTAAATGAAGCATACGGGCCCGATTATACCGACGGGCAGTTTACTTTGTCGGCTAAAGCTGCAATAGATAAGATCAGGCAAAGAGCAGGAATGCCACAGCTTTCTTCTTTATCACAGGCAGATTTCCGTGAGAAACTACGAAATGAAAAGCGTGTGGAATTTGCTTTTGAAGGTCATAGGTTCTGGGATATCCGGCGCTGGAAAGTAGGAGAACAAACCCATATGATTTATGGGTTGCAGATAACAAAGAATAAGGACGGGATATTCGAATACAAACGGATATTAGTTGAACCCAGAAAGTGGGAAGACAAAATGTATCTGTATCCGATTGCCAATACCGAGCGTTTTAAAAACACCAATCTGGTACAAAACACAGGTTGGTAA
- a CDS encoding DUF1735 domain-containing protein — MRNLLAFILSVLGICSCAEKMDVIPNKVYIVNPAFQAQTVYDMGEKYIYPMAVYKSGATDETGVVEISEDAAYLQEYNEMYQTEYKKLPGEYYSLQETELEIPAGQTRAISNISVDISKIASELGYGADYVIPLKIRSLNPAIRETEGMASVLLSLHVLRPTFKFVNEKVSDIWFSQYTDDTNFSYDVAIDCDFLPKEEVVFELAIDPEAINQYNEQENDRVEMMPQEAFSIENLNITLKAGEKESKTSIAVNGKLLKNWHSYAIPITVKSVSKYNFDEANKTIWVIYRPDNLQGWYTVEGLEKNSKDWSVGSYPIRRFIKKTGPYTYETGYGARTYCDGESAAGPVNNRQYIVRNPLTNQLVIREGVYVDMNASNYYDPEKEELYICYEFEGWPGTWTHEFMHSRSNSK, encoded by the coding sequence ATGAGAAATTTACTGGCTTTTATATTAAGTGTTCTAGGCATATGTTCATGTGCGGAGAAAATGGATGTGATTCCAAATAAAGTCTATATTGTAAATCCTGCTTTTCAGGCTCAGACGGTTTATGATATGGGAGAGAAGTATATTTATCCGATGGCTGTTTATAAAAGCGGAGCAACGGATGAAACGGGAGTAGTAGAAATTTCGGAAGATGCAGCGTATCTTCAAGAATATAATGAAATGTATCAAACAGAATATAAAAAGCTTCCCGGAGAGTATTATTCCCTTCAGGAAACCGAATTGGAAATTCCTGCCGGTCAAACACGGGCCATATCCAACATATCGGTCGATATTTCGAAGATAGCAAGTGAACTGGGATATGGGGCCGATTATGTCATTCCCCTTAAAATAAGATCGTTAAATCCTGCAATTCGGGAAACAGAAGGGATGGCAAGTGTTTTGTTGTCCTTACATGTGCTTCGTCCTACTTTCAAGTTTGTCAATGAAAAGGTCTCTGATATTTGGTTCTCACAGTATACGGATGACACGAATTTTTCTTATGATGTGGCAATTGATTGCGATTTCCTTCCTAAAGAAGAGGTCGTGTTTGAATTAGCCATTGATCCGGAAGCTATAAACCAATATAACGAACAAGAAAATGACAGGGTCGAAATGATGCCGCAAGAAGCATTTTCCATAGAAAATTTAAATATCACTTTAAAAGCAGGAGAAAAAGAATCAAAAACATCTATAGCCGTGAATGGAAAGTTGTTAAAAAACTGGCATTCTTATGCAATACCGATTACTGTAAAGTCGGTATCGAAATACAATTTTGACGAAGCCAATAAAACGATATGGGTGATTTATCGTCCGGATAATTTACAAGGATGGTATACAGTGGAAGGATTAGAAAAAAATTCGAAAGATTGGAGTGTTGGCAGTTACCCGATACGACGATTCATCAAAAAAACGGGACCTTATACTTATGAAACCGGTTACGGTGCCCGTACTTATTGTGACGGTGAGTCTGCTGCCGGTCCTGTTAATAATCGTCAGTACATTGTACGGAACCCGCTTACAAATCAACTGGTAATCAGAGAGGGAGTATATGTAGATATGAATGCTTCAAATTATTATGATCCGGAAAAAGAAGAGCTTTATATCTGTTATGAATTTGAAGGATGGCCCGGCACTTGGACACATGAATTTATGCATTCGAGGTCAAATAGTAAATAA